In one window of Kitasatospora sp. MMS16-BH015 DNA:
- a CDS encoding aldo/keto reductase encodes MRYRKLGERQVSALCLGTLPFGTVVDEATSYALLDRFAERGGTFVDTANCYCFWLDGCCGEESELLVGGWLATRGRRGETAVATKIGALPDPGKGGEWPANREGLSAGLVARAARASLRRLGTERIDLLYGHVDDPATPIQETVSAFGELVREGVAAAVGISNQSTERLVRSRAEAIGQGVAPYLAVQQRHSYLRPAPGTDFDYQVAADDALFAYAAGQPDLTVLAYGPLLNGAYTDPAKELPAQYRHPGTAARLAALGEVARETGATANQVVLAWLMGGEVSVLPVIGVSSVAQLDEALDAVDLDLSADQRARLDLA; translated from the coding sequence ATGCGTTACCGCAAGCTGGGTGAGCGTCAGGTTTCGGCGCTGTGTCTGGGGACACTGCCGTTCGGCACCGTGGTGGACGAGGCCACCTCGTACGCGTTGCTGGACCGGTTCGCCGAACGCGGCGGCACCTTCGTGGACACGGCCAACTGCTACTGCTTCTGGCTGGACGGGTGCTGCGGCGAGGAGAGCGAGCTGCTGGTGGGGGGTTGGCTCGCCACCCGGGGCCGCCGGGGAGAGACCGCGGTGGCCACCAAGATCGGCGCACTGCCCGACCCGGGGAAGGGCGGCGAGTGGCCGGCCAATCGCGAGGGGCTCTCCGCCGGGCTGGTGGCGAGGGCGGCACGCGCGAGCCTGCGGCGCCTGGGCACCGAGCGGATCGACCTGCTCTACGGTCACGTGGACGACCCGGCCACCCCGATCCAGGAGACCGTCTCCGCCTTCGGTGAGCTGGTCCGGGAGGGCGTCGCAGCGGCGGTGGGGATCAGCAACCAGAGCACCGAGCGGCTGGTCCGCTCCCGCGCCGAGGCCATCGGGCAGGGCGTGGCGCCGTACCTCGCGGTCCAGCAACGCCACAGCTACCTGCGGCCCGCCCCGGGCACCGACTTCGACTACCAGGTCGCGGCGGACGACGCGCTGTTCGCCTACGCGGCCGGGCAGCCCGACCTGACCGTGCTGGCCTACGGCCCGCTGCTGAACGGCGCCTACACCGATCCGGCCAAGGAGTTGCCGGCCCAGTACCGGCACCCGGGCACGGCGGCCCGCCTCGCCGCCCTCGGGGAGGTCGCCCGGGAGACGGGCGCAACGGCGAACCAGGTGGTGCTGGCCTGGCTGATGGGCGGCGAGGTCAGCGTGCTGCCGGTGATCGGCGTCAGTTCGGTGGCCCAGCTCGACGAGGCCCTGGACGCGGTCGACCTCGACCTGAGCGCCGATCAGCGGGCCAGGCTCGACCTCGCGTGA
- a CDS encoding MerR family transcriptional regulator, producing MTTAPATAATTLLTPAEAAARSGFSLDTLRYYERIGLLAGIGRATSGHRRFTSDDLAWLGILRCLRDTGMPIADLREYAELAREQGPASLAARLDLLERHDSAVTDRITALRAQQEHLRAKIAYYRGELARGTESGS from the coding sequence ATGACCACCGCACCCGCCACCGCAGCCACGACCCTCCTCACCCCGGCCGAGGCCGCCGCCCGCTCGGGGTTCAGCCTCGACACCCTCCGCTACTACGAGCGGATCGGCCTGCTGGCCGGGATCGGCCGCGCCACCAGCGGCCACCGCCGCTTCACCTCCGACGACCTGGCCTGGCTCGGCATCCTGCGCTGTCTGCGTGACACCGGCATGCCGATCGCCGACCTGCGCGAGTACGCCGAGCTCGCCCGTGAGCAGGGCCCGGCGAGCCTGGCCGCGCGACTGGACCTGCTGGAGCGCCACGACAGCGCGGTGACCGACCGGATCACCGCACTGCGGGCTCAGCAGGAGCATCTGAGAGCCAAGATCGCGTACTACCGGGGCGAACTCGCGAGGGGCACGGAGTCGGGCTCGTGA
- a CDS encoding globin domain-containing protein, translating into MLSPQSTEVVRATLPAVGGALGEITARFYAGMFAAHPELERDLFNRGNQAAGAQRRALAGAIAAYATMLVEHPEVRPGAMLARIAHKHVSLGVTEDQYKIVHQYLFAAIVDVLGEAVTPEVAAAWDEVYWLMAGELIALETRLYDASGALPGAIWTDYVVTSRTPQGSSALALTLRPADGSPAPAFAPGQYVSVAVHLPDGARQIRQYSLSAAPGAEGYRITVKRDGEVSQWLHSDARVGTVLALSRPCGDLTLAEGEEPLLLASAGIGVTPMVGMLDHLVRTGATRPTTVVHGDRSPADHAHAADLTTLVARLPAAELHRWYETDAPTTDRTGYVDLTDLPLPEGLRAYLCGPLPFMRAARATLLARGIPSGRIHYEVFGPDLWIAG; encoded by the coding sequence GTGCTCTCTCCCCAGTCCACCGAAGTCGTCCGCGCCACCCTGCCCGCCGTCGGGGGTGCCCTCGGCGAGATCACCGCGCGCTTCTACGCCGGGATGTTCGCCGCCCACCCCGAGCTGGAGCGCGACCTCTTCAACCGGGGCAACCAGGCCGCCGGCGCGCAGCGCCGAGCCCTGGCGGGCGCGATCGCCGCGTACGCGACCATGCTGGTGGAGCACCCCGAGGTGCGGCCGGGGGCCATGCTGGCCCGGATCGCCCACAAGCACGTCTCGCTGGGCGTCACCGAGGACCAGTACAAGATCGTCCATCAGTACCTCTTCGCCGCGATCGTCGACGTCCTCGGCGAGGCCGTCACCCCCGAGGTCGCGGCCGCCTGGGACGAGGTCTACTGGCTGATGGCGGGCGAGCTGATCGCCCTGGAGACCAGGCTCTACGATGCCTCGGGGGCGCTGCCCGGCGCGATCTGGACCGATTACGTCGTCACCTCCCGTACCCCGCAGGGCAGTTCGGCCCTCGCCCTGACCCTGCGCCCGGCCGACGGCAGCCCCGCCCCCGCCTTCGCCCCCGGCCAGTACGTCAGCGTGGCCGTCCACCTGCCCGACGGCGCCCGGCAGATCCGCCAGTACAGCCTCTCCGCCGCCCCCGGCGCCGAGGGCTACCGGATCACCGTCAAGCGGGACGGCGAGGTCTCGCAGTGGCTGCACTCCGACGCCCGGGTCGGCACCGTGCTCGCCCTCTCCCGCCCCTGCGGCGACCTCACCCTCGCCGAGGGCGAGGAGCCCCTGCTGCTCGCCTCGGCCGGCATCGGCGTCACCCCCATGGTCGGCATGCTCGACCACCTGGTCCGCACCGGCGCCACCCGCCCCACCACCGTCGTCCACGGCGACCGCTCCCCCGCCGACCACGCCCACGCCGCCGACCTCACCACCCTGGTCGCCCGGCTCCCCGCCGCCGAGCTGCACCGCTGGTACGAGACCGACGCCCCCACCACCGACCGCACCGGCTACGTCGACCTCACCGACCTCCCCCTCCCCGAGGGCCTCCGCGCCTACCTCTGCGGCCCCCTCCCCTTCATGCGCGCGGCCCGCGCCACCCTCCTCGCCCGCGGCATCCCCAGCGGGCGCATCCACTACGAGGTCTTCGGCCCCGACCTCTGGATCGCGGGCTGA
- a CDS encoding extracellular solute-binding protein: protein MRRGIAASALVAALAVSLAACGSSGSGSDSANGGKADSGPVTITYWDTSNATNEAPNYQALVKKFEAANPNITVKFVNVPFDQAQNKLQTAMGASGAPDVFRSEVGWTSAFAKAGYLEPLDGTPAAADVSAFQASLIQQAKYDGKLYGMPLVTDTLGLMYNKALFTKAGITTPPKTWDELKADAAQLKEKAGVDGFWMRAADGYYAMPFLYGEGTNMVDAAGKKITINSPEAAKAVETYKSMFTAPGTVKADVTTDSYAHMMDAFNSGKVAAIIQGPWEITNVYKGSAFSDKTNLGIAAVPAGSAGKAGAPTGGHNVSVYAGSDAAHKAAGEKLAAFLTSAESQTFLAQKNSTLPTRSDAYTADVKADPGIAGFQAILPVAQPRPELPEYSSLFGSIGTNLGKIVQGQSSTQAGLDATAVDYAKLLPGFAK from the coding sequence ATGCGGCGTGGCATCGCGGCCTCTGCCCTCGTTGCGGCCCTCGCGGTCTCTCTCGCGGCCTGTGGCAGCAGCGGCTCCGGTTCGGACAGCGCCAACGGTGGCAAGGCCGACAGCGGCCCGGTCACCATCACCTACTGGGACACCTCGAACGCGACCAACGAGGCGCCGAACTACCAGGCGCTGGTCAAGAAGTTCGAGGCCGCCAACCCGAACATCACGGTCAAGTTCGTCAACGTCCCGTTCGACCAGGCGCAGAACAAGCTCCAGACCGCCATGGGCGCCTCCGGCGCGCCGGACGTCTTCCGCTCCGAGGTCGGCTGGACCTCCGCCTTCGCCAAGGCCGGCTACCTGGAGCCGCTGGACGGCACCCCGGCCGCCGCCGACGTCTCCGCCTTCCAGGCCAGCCTGATCCAGCAGGCCAAGTACGACGGCAAGCTCTACGGCATGCCGCTGGTCACCGACACCCTCGGCCTGATGTACAACAAGGCCCTCTTCACCAAGGCCGGCATCACCACCCCGCCGAAGACCTGGGACGAGCTGAAGGCCGACGCCGCCCAGCTCAAGGAGAAGGCCGGCGTGGACGGCTTCTGGATGCGCGCCGCCGACGGCTACTACGCGATGCCGTTCCTCTACGGCGAGGGCACCAACATGGTGGACGCCGCGGGCAAGAAGATCACCATCAACTCGCCCGAGGCCGCCAAGGCCGTCGAGACCTACAAGTCGATGTTCACCGCGCCCGGCACCGTCAAGGCCGACGTGACCACCGACTCCTACGCGCACATGATGGACGCCTTCAACAGCGGCAAGGTCGCGGCGATCATCCAGGGCCCCTGGGAGATCACCAACGTCTACAAGGGCAGCGCCTTCAGCGACAAGACCAACCTCGGCATCGCCGCCGTCCCGGCCGGCTCCGCCGGCAAGGCGGGCGCCCCGACCGGCGGCCACAACGTCTCGGTCTACGCCGGCTCCGACGCCGCCCACAAGGCGGCCGGCGAGAAGCTCGCGGCCTTCCTGACCTCCGCCGAGAGCCAGACCTTCCTCGCGCAGAAGAACTCCACCCTGCCGACCCGCTCGGACGCCTACACCGCCGACGTGAAGGCCGACCCCGGCATCGCCGGCTTCCAGGCGATCCTCCCGGTCGCCCAGCCGCGCCCCGAACTCCCCGAGTACAGCTCGCTGTTCGGCTCCATCGGCACCAACCTCGGCAAGATCGTCCAGGGCCAGTCCTCGACCCAGGCCGGCCTCGACGCCACCGCCGTCGACTACGCCAAGCTGCTCCCCGGCTTCGCCAAGTAG
- a CDS encoding carbohydrate ABC transporter permease has protein sequence MAVAVQGAPKERSREREERPGLVQRLKLSYSKYWYAYAMVAPVVIVLGVLVGYPLVNGLYLTLTDANSLNSARQIGVKHIPASYHFIGLHNYADVLWGPGSYDRFWSHFVWTIAWTVICVTVTFALGLGLALLMNQKLRGRGLYRMLLILPWAVPTFVTVFSWRLMLADGGAVNALLGSVGLPEPSWLADPLAQKAAAILVNTWVGVPFMMVSLLGGLQAIPGELYEAAEMDGASPWQRFVNVTMPGLRSVSSTVLLLGVIWTFNQFVVLFVLFGNNAPDTQILVTWAYYLGFGQQPRDYAQSATYGVLLLSILIVFTTFYRRWLARNEEASR, from the coding sequence ATGGCAGTCGCCGTGCAGGGCGCTCCGAAGGAGCGCAGCCGTGAGCGGGAGGAACGCCCCGGCCTCGTCCAGCGGTTGAAGCTCTCGTACAGCAAGTACTGGTACGCGTACGCGATGGTCGCGCCGGTCGTGATCGTGCTCGGCGTGCTGGTCGGCTACCCGCTGGTCAACGGCCTCTACCTGACCCTCACCGACGCCAACAGCCTCAACTCGGCGCGGCAGATCGGCGTCAAGCACATCCCGGCCAGTTACCACTTCATCGGCTTGCACAACTACGCCGACGTGCTCTGGGGCCCCGGCAGCTACGACCGGTTCTGGTCGCACTTCGTCTGGACGATCGCGTGGACGGTCATCTGCGTCACCGTCACCTTCGCGCTCGGCCTGGGCCTGGCCCTGCTGATGAACCAGAAGCTGCGCGGCCGGGGCCTGTACCGGATGCTGCTGATCCTGCCCTGGGCCGTGCCCACCTTCGTCACCGTCTTCTCCTGGCGGCTGATGCTGGCCGACGGCGGCGCCGTCAACGCGCTGCTCGGCTCGGTGGGCCTGCCCGAACCCTCCTGGCTGGCCGACCCGCTGGCCCAGAAGGCGGCCGCGATCCTGGTCAACACCTGGGTCGGGGTGCCGTTCATGATGGTCTCGCTGCTCGGTGGCCTGCAGGCCATCCCCGGTGAGCTGTACGAGGCGGCGGAGATGGACGGCGCCTCGCCCTGGCAGCGCTTCGTCAACGTGACCATGCCCGGCCTGCGCAGCGTCTCCAGCACGGTGCTGCTGCTCGGCGTGATCTGGACCTTCAACCAGTTCGTGGTGCTGTTCGTGCTGTTCGGCAACAACGCGCCCGACACCCAGATCCTGGTCACCTGGGCCTACTACCTGGGCTTCGGCCAGCAGCCGCGCGACTACGCGCAGTCGGCCACCTACGGCGTGCTGCTGCTCTCGATCCTGATCGTCTTCACCACCTTCTACCGCCGCTGGCTGGCCCGCAACGAGGAGGCCTCCCGATGA
- a CDS encoding sugar ABC transporter permease: MTTPRTQRRRGEASPLAAALSHGVLIVASLVALLPVAYIAYISLGPDKMDYLHPGAILSKATFANYTKVIFHTDFFTWFANSAIVAGGTTIFGVLVSATTGYAVSRMRFAGHRQLMWTLLVTQMFPIAVLIVPLYTILSDLKLLDGYLGLILVYAGTTVPYCAWLLKGYFDTIPVEIDEAGRVDGLSPFGTFWRLVLPLARPGLAVAAFYSFLTAWGELAYASTFMLSSGKYTLAVGLQTFVSQYESQWNLMAATSVLIALPAAGFFYLVQRHLVSGLTAGAAKS; encoded by the coding sequence ATGACGACCCCCCGAACCCAGCGTCGCCGGGGAGAGGCCTCCCCGCTCGCCGCCGCGCTCTCGCACGGCGTGCTGATCGTCGCCAGCCTGGTGGCACTGCTGCCGGTGGCGTACATCGCGTACATCTCGCTCGGCCCGGACAAGATGGACTACCTCCACCCGGGGGCGATCCTCTCCAAGGCGACCTTCGCGAACTACACCAAGGTCATCTTCCACACCGACTTCTTCACCTGGTTCGCCAACTCGGCGATCGTCGCCGGCGGCACCACGATCTTCGGCGTGCTGGTCTCGGCCACCACCGGGTACGCGGTTTCGCGGATGCGGTTCGCGGGGCACCGGCAGCTCATGTGGACGCTGTTGGTCACCCAGATGTTCCCGATCGCGGTGCTGATCGTGCCGCTCTACACGATCCTCTCCGACCTCAAGCTGCTCGACGGCTACCTCGGGCTGATCCTGGTCTACGCGGGCACCACCGTGCCGTACTGCGCCTGGCTGCTGAAGGGCTACTTCGACACCATCCCGGTGGAGATCGACGAGGCCGGCCGGGTCGACGGCCTGTCCCCCTTCGGCACCTTCTGGCGGCTGGTCCTCCCGCTGGCCCGGCCGGGCCTGGCCGTGGCCGCGTTCTACTCCTTCCTGACCGCCTGGGGCGAGCTGGCCTACGCCTCGACCTTCATGCTCAGCTCCGGCAAGTACACGCTCGCCGTGGGCCTGCAGACCTTCGTCAGCCAGTACGAGAGCCAGTGGAACCTGATGGCCGCCACCTCCGTGCTGATCGCACTGCCCGCCGCAGGGTTCTTCTACCTGGTGCAGCGTCACCTGGTCTCCGGCCTGACCGCCGGCGCCGCGAAGTCCTGA
- a CDS encoding glycoside hydrolase family 13 protein produces MTQNLAATSRPDAAPTAQDGAASRDWWRSAVIYQVYPRSFADSNGDGMGDLPGVRSRLPYLRDLGVDAVWLSPFYASPQADAGYDVADYRAVDPMFGSLLDADGLIRDAHELGMRIIVDLVPNHSSDQHEWFQRALREGPGSALRERYHFRAGKGTEGELPPNDWESIFGGPAWTRSHNPDGTPGEWYLHLFAPEQPDFNWDSPAVADEFRSILRFWLDMGVDGFRIDVAHGMVKAPGLPDIGGSEQLKLLGNDVMPFFDQDGVHEIYRSWRKILDEYPGQRIGVAEAWTPTVQRTANYVRPDELHQAFNFQYLGTHWEAGALREVIDLSLDSMRPVDAPTTWVLSNHDVTRHATRFANPPGGTQIRTAGDRELGLRRARAATLLMLALPGSAYLYQGEELGLPDVTDLPDEVRQDPSFFRASGQDGFRDGCRVPLPWSGTEAPYGFGPVAGGPSWLPQPAEWAALSVESQTGDPTSTLELYRSALAVRREHPALGGGTGVTWLDAPEGVLAFRRESAEGSFVCYANTGAEPVRVAAPGRVLLASGDEPVVDGGETVLAPDCTSWWAV; encoded by the coding sequence ATGACCCAGAACCTGGCCGCCACCTCCCGGCCCGACGCCGCGCCGACCGCCCAGGACGGCGCCGCGTCCAGAGACTGGTGGCGCAGCGCGGTCATCTACCAGGTGTACCCGCGCAGCTTCGCCGACTCCAACGGTGACGGGATGGGCGACCTCCCCGGTGTCCGCAGCCGCCTGCCCTACCTGCGCGACCTCGGCGTGGATGCGGTCTGGCTCTCCCCGTTCTACGCCTCCCCGCAGGCCGACGCCGGCTACGACGTGGCCGACTACCGCGCGGTGGACCCGATGTTCGGCTCGCTGCTCGACGCCGACGGGCTGATCCGCGACGCGCACGAGCTGGGCATGCGGATCATCGTCGACCTGGTGCCCAACCACTCCTCGGACCAGCACGAGTGGTTCCAGCGCGCGCTGCGCGAGGGCCCCGGCTCGGCGCTGCGCGAGCGCTACCACTTCCGCGCCGGCAAGGGCACGGAGGGCGAACTGCCGCCCAACGACTGGGAGTCCATCTTCGGCGGCCCGGCCTGGACGCGTTCGCACAACCCCGACGGCACCCCGGGCGAGTGGTACCTGCACCTGTTCGCCCCCGAGCAGCCGGACTTCAACTGGGACAGCCCGGCCGTGGCCGACGAGTTCCGCTCGATCCTGCGGTTCTGGCTGGACATGGGCGTGGACGGCTTCCGGATCGACGTCGCGCACGGCATGGTCAAGGCCCCCGGCCTGCCCGACATCGGCGGCTCCGAGCAGCTCAAGCTGCTCGGCAACGACGTGATGCCCTTCTTCGACCAGGACGGCGTGCACGAGATCTACCGCAGCTGGCGGAAGATCCTGGACGAGTACCCGGGCCAGCGGATCGGCGTGGCCGAGGCGTGGACGCCCACCGTGCAGCGCACGGCCAACTACGTGCGCCCCGACGAGCTGCACCAGGCCTTCAACTTCCAGTACCTGGGCACTCACTGGGAGGCCGGGGCGCTGCGCGAGGTGATCGACCTCTCGCTGGACTCGATGCGGCCGGTCGACGCGCCCACCACCTGGGTGCTCTCCAACCACGACGTCACCCGGCACGCCACCCGCTTCGCCAACCCGCCCGGCGGCACCCAGATCCGGACGGCGGGCGACCGCGAGCTGGGTCTGCGCCGGGCCCGGGCGGCCACCCTGCTGATGCTGGCCCTGCCCGGCTCGGCCTACCTCTACCAGGGCGAGGAGCTGGGCCTGCCCGACGTCACCGACCTGCCCGACGAGGTCCGCCAGGACCCGTCCTTCTTCCGCGCCAGCGGCCAGGACGGCTTCCGCGACGGCTGCCGCGTCCCGCTGCCGTGGTCCGGCACCGAGGCCCCGTACGGCTTCGGCCCGGTGGCCGGCGGCCCGTCCTGGCTGCCGCAGCCGGCCGAGTGGGCGGCGCTGAGCGTGGAGAGCCAGACCGGCGACCCGACCTCCACCCTGGAGCTCTACCGCAGCGCGCTGGCCGTGCGCCGCGAGCACCCCGCGCTCGGTGGCGGCACCGGGGTGACCTGGCTGGACGCCCCCGAGGGCGTGCTCGCCTTCCGCCGCGAGAGCGCCGAAGGCTCCTTCGTCTGCTATGCCAACACCGGCGCCGAGCCGGTCCGGGTGGCCGCCCCCGGCCGAGTGCTGCTGGCCTCCGGGGACGAGCCGGTGGTGGACGGCGGCGAGACCGTTCTCGCGCCGGACTGCACCAGCTGGTGGGCGGTCTGA
- a CDS encoding LacI family DNA-binding transcriptional regulator: MGAIGSGIVTTARLSDIAAQAGVSEATVSRVLNGKAGVSATTRQSVLAALDVLGYERPTRLRQRSAGLIGLITPELSNPIFPALAQVIEQGLSRHGYTPVLCTQTPGGSTEDELVEMLVDRGVAGIVFVSGLHADTTADHDRYAKLTGRQVPFVLINGYSEKISAPFISPDDRSAMWMAVQHLHELGHEQIGLAVGQRRYVPVLRKIEGFTAALREVLHKTPEEAEALVHHTLFSVEGGHAAAGALLDKGCTAIVCGSDLMALGAIRAVRQRGLSVPQDVSVVGFDDSPLIAFTEPPLTTIRQPVEAMATAAVDALLEEVGGNPGQRAEFMFQPELVMRGSTGAAK, from the coding sequence ATGGGTGCAATAGGCTCTGGGATCGTGACTACGGCGCGACTCTCGGACATCGCGGCGCAGGCGGGGGTCAGCGAAGCGACCGTCAGCCGCGTCCTCAACGGCAAGGCAGGCGTCTCCGCCACCACACGGCAGTCCGTGCTGGCGGCGCTCGACGTGCTCGGTTACGAGCGCCCCACCCGGCTGCGGCAGCGCAGCGCCGGGCTGATCGGCCTGATCACCCCGGAGCTGAGCAACCCCATCTTCCCCGCCCTGGCCCAGGTGATCGAGCAGGGGCTGAGCCGGCACGGCTACACGCCCGTGCTCTGCACCCAGACCCCGGGCGGCTCCACCGAGGACGAACTGGTGGAGATGCTGGTCGACCGGGGCGTGGCGGGCATCGTCTTCGTCTCCGGCCTGCACGCGGACACCACCGCCGACCACGACCGCTACGCCAAGCTGACCGGCCGCCAGGTGCCGTTCGTGCTGATCAACGGCTACAGCGAGAAGATCTCGGCGCCGTTCATCTCCCCGGACGACCGCTCGGCGATGTGGATGGCCGTGCAGCACCTGCACGAGCTCGGCCACGAGCAGATCGGCCTGGCCGTCGGCCAGCGCCGGTACGTGCCGGTGCTGCGCAAGATCGAGGGCTTCACGGCCGCCCTGCGGGAGGTGCTGCACAAGACCCCCGAGGAGGCCGAGGCGCTCGTGCACCACACCCTGTTCAGCGTGGAGGGCGGCCACGCGGCCGCCGGCGCCCTGCTGGACAAGGGCTGCACGGCGATCGTCTGCGGCTCCGACCTGATGGCGCTCGGCGCGATCCGGGCCGTCCGCCAGCGCGGGCTCTCGGTGCCGCAGGACGTCTCGGTGGTCGGCTTCGACGACTCGCCGTTGATAGCGTTCACGGAGCCGCCGCTGACCACCATCCGCCAGCCGGTCGAGGCGATGGCCACGGCCGCTGTGGACGCCCTCCTGGAGGAGGTCGGCGGCAACCCCGGGCAGCGGGCGGAGTTCATGTTCCAGCCCGAGCTGGTGATGCGCGGTTCGACGGGGGCCGCGAAGTAG
- a CDS encoding permease yields MESTGTDEAGAPAAQPVAHRDWRKRVLLGGGLLVVVVVAYFVLAATIPRWWSQRVGDAVDGRLSTGLVLGLCLGVSCTLLPLMAAWVGLYRRRPWKVTLAWLALAVLLALPNLWTLGVVVGRGSGAHAGQRVMDVNAPWFRGATLAGVIVAVVAFVGFLFFTRRRNARPAKERAE; encoded by the coding sequence ATGGAGTCGACAGGGACGGACGAAGCAGGGGCCCCGGCCGCACAGCCGGTGGCGCACCGGGACTGGCGCAAGCGGGTGCTGCTGGGCGGCGGCCTGCTGGTGGTCGTGGTGGTCGCGTACTTCGTCCTGGCCGCCACCATCCCGCGCTGGTGGTCGCAGCGGGTCGGCGACGCCGTGGACGGGCGGCTCAGCACCGGCCTGGTGCTCGGCCTCTGCCTGGGCGTCAGCTGCACCCTGCTGCCGCTGATGGCGGCCTGGGTCGGCCTCTACCGCCGCCGGCCCTGGAAGGTCACCCTCGCCTGGCTGGCCCTGGCCGTGCTGCTCGCCCTGCCGAACCTGTGGACCCTGGGCGTGGTGGTCGGCCGCGGCAGCGGCGCCCACGCCGGCCAGCGGGTGATGGACGTCAACGCCCCCTGGTTCCGCGGCGCCACCCTGGCCGGCGTGATCGTCGCCGTGGTCGCCTTCGTCGGCTTCCTCTTCTTCACCCGCCGCCGCAACGCCCGGCCGGCGAAGGAGCGTGCCGAGTGA
- a CDS encoding alpha/beta hydrolase family protein — protein sequence MATTRPTRRHLGTALAAAALTASALLGAAPAHADGAPTAPVLTDGFGLTQVGTPEVHSPTDFTVTVSTPQLAGLHRIRIYLPAGYAADPAKRWPVAYFLHGGPGNQDDSAAVPALHDDSMITVAPDGGLKGWYADWVMQNTVVGAANWRTFHLDQVVPFIDANLRTLPDRGHRAVIGLSMGGYGALRYAENRPDLFGHTVALSGAFDFGLPAIRAAVLASELNVTGGLCAISGAGVPTGRCADYGPVVDSDAVFGSPYPVFGADHVWNEVDPAAPANLAKLAHTHVTLYTGNNDVFEHFTEIAANNVKSRLDRLGIPSRYVDYGNGASLSPTCAGTHSYTCFAPAIADYIPHLKAAFTAAG from the coding sequence ATGGCCACCACCCGACCCACCCGGCGCCACCTGGGCACCGCCTTGGCCGCCGCCGCGCTGACCGCCTCCGCCCTGCTCGGCGCCGCCCCCGCCCACGCGGACGGCGCCCCCACCGCACCCGTGCTGACCGACGGCTTCGGCCTGACCCAGGTCGGCACTCCCGAGGTGCACTCGCCCACCGACTTCACCGTCACGGTGAGCACCCCGCAGCTGGCCGGCCTCCACAGGATCCGGATCTACCTGCCCGCCGGCTACGCGGCCGACCCCGCCAAGCGCTGGCCGGTGGCGTACTTCCTGCACGGCGGGCCCGGCAACCAGGACGACTCGGCCGCCGTGCCCGCCCTGCACGACGACTCGATGATCACCGTGGCCCCGGACGGCGGCCTCAAGGGCTGGTACGCCGACTGGGTCATGCAGAACACCGTGGTCGGCGCCGCGAACTGGCGGACCTTCCACCTCGACCAGGTGGTCCCGTTCATCGACGCCAACCTGCGCACCCTCCCCGACCGCGGCCACCGGGCCGTGATCGGCCTCTCGATGGGCGGCTACGGCGCGCTGCGCTACGCCGAGAACCGGCCCGACCTGTTCGGGCACACCGTCGCCCTCTCCGGCGCCTTCGACTTCGGCCTCCCGGCGATCCGGGCCGCGGTGCTGGCCTCCGAACTCAACGTGACCGGCGGGCTCTGCGCGATCAGTGGCGCCGGCGTGCCCACCGGTCGGTGCGCCGACTACGGCCCGGTGGTCGACAGCGACGCGGTCTTCGGCTCGCCGTACCCGGTCTTCGGCGCCGACCACGTCTGGAACGAGGTCGACCCCGCCGCCCCGGCGAACCTGGCCAAGCTCGCCCACACCCACGTCACCCTCTACACCGGCAACAACGACGTCTTCGAGCACTTCACCGAGATCGCCGCGAACAACGTGAAGAGCCGCCTCGACCGGCTCGGCATCCCGAGCCGGTACGTCGACTACGGCAACGGCGCCTCGCTCTCGCCCACCTGCGCCGGCACCCACAGCTACACCTGCTTCGCCCCCGCCATCGCCGACTACATCCCGCACCTGAAGGCCGCCTTCACCGCCGCGGGCTGA